DNA sequence from the Nycticebus coucang isolate mNycCou1 chromosome 23, mNycCou1.pri, whole genome shotgun sequence genome:
GGGGAAGTAAAGATAGGAGCTGGAAGCATTTAAACCTGGATAACTGCCCagttcaggaggaaaaaaaaccaCTAACATGGCTCTTTTGTCTATAGGGTAACTTTCCACAGTATAAAAGCGATTCCAAGTATTTGGAGACCGTACCTGACGTTTGGTTTTTCATGCCAAAGACACATATGTAAAAACTGACCTTTCTAACTAGAGCAAGGAAACTGCCAGTTCCAAGTGTGTTGGGTTTGGTCTGTCCTGCCATGTAGAAGGGAAGATTTCTTTGCCTTAGCCAAGTCTCccaaattgagctacaataagaCTGATCAACAGCCAGATACAATTGAGGTGTCAAACAACATGTAAAAGTCTAGACTTGACTCCCCAAATTTCTCTCCACTCCTGCAGCATGAGGGACTCTGGGAGCAAGGGAACAATTCAACATCCATGGAGGCTCCCCCTTTCCCCAGTATCTCAGAGCATCTCACCTGAATACCTGGAGTGTCTTGAACCTGAATAGCCAGGGTTTCACCTTCTATCTGAACTTGTCTGGTATAGAGATTACCTatgaaagcaaagaagaaaattatgtttttctttattgtacAATTCAAAcactgtggattttttttaagttagagagGAAAATGTAGTCTACACCAATGCACAAAAAGAAGCTATAGTTTATTTCGATCTAATGGGCTTACTTCAGAATTGTTTTTAAACCAACTGCAATTTTAACCCCTTGTTAGTAGATTTATTAAAACTAGGGCAAAGTTTCCAAGTTTTGGAaacttatttgtctatttttaaacagagtttcCATTTTTAGAACACTCCCTTGATGCAAATTTTCTTAACTCGGCACGTATGaggtttctgttttattttagtatttcatCACTCTTTGGCCATAACTTTAGATTTTGGCCAttacatacagggtggccataaagttcgggTGCTaaactttatagccaccctgtgTAATGGCTTGGTAGACAAATATTGTCAgtaaacacacagccaatatcatcaGTTGTAATAAAAATGTGGCATACTGATCACCTACGCTACATCAAAGCAGAAGACTAGCAGTCTTATCTTGGGATGTCTTACACAGCTCATTTCAAATAATCCCCTGTAGGAATTTCATATGGTCTACAGATTTAAGCAATTTGCTAACAGCACAAAGGTAGAAAgctctcagcctccctagtggctatTCTTATTCATCATAAgagattgaaatatttttcttctcatttattcAGGAATTCTCCTCCTAAAATTCTGCTATCtagttattttcctttgttaagAAAAGAGAACTTTAGGTTTACAACTGCTGTCATTTGGCCTCTGCTTTAAAAGGTCACCTCTGAAAGGCAgccagcagagagggagagggctgggggaggagctggtcatccttttttttttttttttttatgacttttgcAGGAGTGTTTTGAAGGGAAAGGCTCTTGAGTACAAAGGGTGCTTCCAACTGGGGTCCCTATAGTTAAAACATACCAAGGGGAATACTTTCAAGCACTTGATAAAATGATGAATGGCCTTGGAATGGAATGAGGCCAGATGGCACTTCTgggtttggggggagggggtggtttGGAGGGGCATGCAGAGTTGGAGGCGGCCAGACCCTGATGCTCAGACTGTCACTCTGGAGAAACTTGCCTAGAAGgccctgggaaaaaaaaaaaaagaaaaaaaccggGAATAAGAGTACTCCTACCACATGACAGTATCTTCCTCAAATGCATTTCCTCACCTGCATTTCTTTCATAGTCACCGATGAATCGTTTGGTGAGAAACCGGACCACCAGCGCTGCgggtcagaaaaaaaaaggttagactggtttccaccccacccccagcctggaaAACAACTCTCCAAAGAAAGGCTTAGACGGCCACCAAGTGAAATTCCTACCCTGTAGCTCCTTGACCCTTCTTCCAGACACAAGGAGAGGATTGGAGGCATTGTGAATTATGGCACCGTCCAGCTGGAAGGGTCATTTGGCTCACCCCTTCCCTGAGCCCGGCTGACCCACACTTAAGCCTTCTAGTGGACAAACGTTTTCCTAACCTTACAGATCTCTGGGGGGGTGACGTTCACCATCTCCCCATTATGTGCCAGAGGCTCAAACCCCCCAAAGTTCTAATGTCCATTGTGCCGGTGCTGCCCATACGGTCACCTGGCCATTCTCGATTTAAGCATCCCTCATCTGTTCAGGCAGGGGAGTGGAGGCCGGGCTGGCTAAGGTCCCTCTCAGAGGGGCCGCGGATCTCTAGGAAGGGGTGCGCGGTCCAGCTGCAACTCGCACTTCTCCCCACGCCTAGCGTATCCGCCACTCCCAGTGGGGGTCGTCCACGTCCGGCCCTGGTGCCCAGGACTCACCCGTCTTGCCCACGCCGCTGGCCCCCACCACGGCGATCTTGACCAGGCGGCGGCCGGCAGCCCCCAGGCAGCAGTCGGCGGCGGCCGCGGCGGCGCTGCCCGGGGCAGGGTACTCGGCGATGGTGCACATGTTCTGAATGAGGCGCATCGCCGCTCCGGCTGGGCTGCACCGCGCGAGAGCGAGCGTGCGGGGTTGGAGGAGGCACGAGCTGAGCCGGAGCGTTCGGGAGGACCGGGCTGGGGAGCTCCCcagcaaaaaataacaataacaaaaggtAAGTTCTGCGCGGCTCGGAAAGGGTAGGGCTCCGGGCTGAGACTGCACCCGCGCGGCGCGCGAGCTATTTTCTCTGGGGCCGGACACGCCCCCCGCCGCCTGCGGCCAATCCCGCGGCTCCCTGCGCGAGGCCCCGCCCCCGGCGTCACTTGGTGCTTGCAGTGTCCGGCCTCCGGCGCCCGGAGCCCGCGCCAGGCAGACTGAGGCAGGGTGCGGGGCGGCGGGCCGGCGGCTGGGTCTCGCTGCGCCGGGCCATGCTGGGGTTGGAGGTGTCTTGGGTCCCAGGGGAAGGGATCGGCCGACCGGCAGCGAGGGGCGTGCGGCCTTGGGTTCCGAGAGCCTTTCTAGGACACATACCCCGGCCTGGGCGGGTACCCACTGGCGGCTCTCCGCAGCCCCCATACTCCACCCCCACCACCAGGGAACCTGCTCCGGGGCAGGCCGGGGTCTCCTGCCCAACTTAGCGCCCGTTTCCTTCTTTGGGGGCGAGTTGCACTGATTTGGATGCATTCAGAGTGGTGTCCAGGTCATAGATTTGGCTACAATTGCAATCAACAACAAAATCATCAACCAACACCGCCCCCTTAAAATGTGGCGTTTGACTTTGGGGTATTTTGCTGGAGACCCACGTGTCTGGCTCGTGTCTACAGAGCAAGCTGGCGTGAACCCACACGTGGTCGGGCACATGTACAGCACACCCAGAGGCAATCAAGAAGTAATTACAGAATAAGCGTTCCGGAGCCTCAGACAGTCACACCTCCTCCAAGAGctgtgaaatggaaagaaaatagtttGCCAGCTGCGACCTCTGAAAGGGTCTGCACTTAGTCTCTGGCCATCAAGAGTCCGTTAAGCAGCTTGATGCCAAAGAAGCCAGGGGCTCTGCGCTCGTAAAATGCCACCTTCCGGCCCCTTACTTTCTCAGCAGGGAGAGCATCTTCAATGGCGGCCAAATTCCTCCTCCCAGCAATATTTTGTACCTGAAAATGAAAGCAGAATATGTCACCAGAGACTCAAGCTCACCACCTCATACCCCAACTTTTCCCCCTCCTCATCAACCCTGTGGGCCCCCCAAAGTCCCAGAGGCTTTTATGATGGGACATGTCAACAAAGGGCTGTGTGTCCACACCCACATTTAAGGTTAAAATGTGAAACAAACCCTTTCCTTCACCAACTTGTTAGGCTTCCGTATGACGACTTCCCCTTTCACCCTGGACTTCGGTGGACAGATATGGGACAGAATTTATGATCCAGTCCTAGTTCAGACTCTGAAATGAGCCTTCTTGTCAATTAAGGTTTAGGGGTTTGagattacttttctatttccccTTGAATTCCTGCAAACTGCTTTAAAACAAGTCTGTTAGGACGAGCAACATAATTAGCAACACACACAAccttacaataaaataataggTTCACTTCTAGGGAGATCACTGGAATGAAGTAAGTTCaagtatttgagaaaaaaaagaaaagagcattaTTAATATGCATGTCCTTCTTTGTGGTTGAAGTCAGACTCGAATGTTGGTTCTGTAAAATCAAACTTAAGACTGTAATTATAGGTAACCATGTGCTTTGTAAACCCTtacctcctccccccaaaaagccTGCAATGCTATCATCCTTCCATGATAAAAATAACTATGTAAAGTATTTGTTTCAACTgcttcttacacacacacacacacacacagttgtcAAGGGAATTTTGCTGTGGATCggatcattttatattttagggCTTGATTTCCATTGCCATAAGCCCATAGAAAACCTGTGATTTTTCTGTCTGCAACACAAAGGCTGGATTTGGTATTCTTATTTTAGGTCTGGCTATGCtttaaagaacacagaaaagaaagaaacaagagaaagacggagaaaagaaaagagagctaTTCAAAATCCAAATATCTAGTATAAAACCCATCTCTACCCTACCTCAGATAATGACACTGAAAGTTACAGTCTTAGaaattcacagaattaaaaaaaaggaaggagctgGGGCAGGAGTGATGATATATAATGAGTGCTTGTTTAATTCCAGGCTGTATAAAGggattttgcatttaaaaatctcatttgaC
Encoded proteins:
- the RASL11B gene encoding ras-like protein family member 11B, coding for MHPNQCNSPPKKETGAKLGRRPRPAPEQVPWWWGWSMGAAESRQWVPAQAGVCVLERLSEPKAARPSLPVGRSLPLGPKTPPTPAWPGAARPSRRPAAPHPASVCLARAPGAGGRTLQAPSDAGGGASRREPRDWPQAAGGVSGPRENSSRAARVQSQPGALPFPSRAELTFCYCYFLLGSSPARSSRTLRLSSCLLQPRTLALARCSPAGAAMRLIQNMCTIAEYPAPGSAAAAAADCCLGAAGRRLVKIAVVGASGVGKTALVVRFLTKRFIGDYERNAGNLYTRQVQIEGETLAIQVQDTPGIQVHENSLSCSEQLNRCIRWADAVVIVFSITDYKSYELIGQLHQHVQQLHPGTRLPVVVVANKADLLHIKQVDPQLGLQLAGMLGCLFYEVSVSENYNDVYSAFHVLCKEVSHKHQPSSTPEKRRSSLIPRPKSPNMQDLKRRFKQALSAKVRTVTSV